One Aquarana catesbeiana isolate 2022-GZ unplaced genomic scaffold, ASM4218655v1 unanchor228, whole genome shotgun sequence genomic region harbors:
- the LOC141121722 gene encoding E3 SUMO-protein ligase ZBED1-like yields MAEGDQKEREIKNAPSFLKANIWAHFGFYEHEQSGKHELDKSYAVCKACHTKIKYLGNTTNMRNHASRFHSEMLTPATTTTTTSAAAKSIDPAQPKIDAILSTLPPNSEKGKRITKAVAAFIAKDLRPYSVVENTGFRYLLKTIEPRYKIPSRSHFTENVIPALYHETKAQIIASMSQASRVAITCDSWTSVTTESYVTITAHYVSKDWQILSHVLQTRAIYESHTGAHLAELLSHVVEEWQLSDKSVVLVTDNASNMIVAAQVGKFPHVKCFAHTLNLASQRALKVATLSRLLGRVRRISTFFHRSTRASHCLKEKQKCLGLKNHKLITDVPTRWNSAYDMVERFLEQQPAVCATLLSPEVRKGETDLCTLNETDVSNAEDAMSALKPMKDATMLMSEERNPTVSLIAPLNAQLLQSMTDTMGDTPMIHEIKNAIRTDLQKRYSSEAEKKILHTASALDPRFKGLPFILTEEERLEIYNGVTEEAASLEITSKRTHEEDQVPRRKETLEEEESSPVEDNHSPSPPKRKARSLLMSLLGQSFTDTEGTIEPKTPYAKAEEEMEKYCKAPPLPLSEDPLNWWCEHEVIFPLLSQLSKQYLCIPGTSVSAERVFSTAGDVVTAKRSALKPEHVD; encoded by the exons ATGGCAGAAGGAGACCAAAAAGAACGAGAGATAAAAAATGCACCTAGCTTTTTAAAAGCAAACATCTGGGCACATTTTGGCTTTTATGAACATGAACAAAGTGGGAAGCATGAATTGGACAAGTCATACGCTGTGTGTAAAGCCTGTCAtacaaaaattaaatatctagggaatACTACTAATATGAGAAACCATGCTAGCCGTTTTCACTCAGAGATGCTAAcacctgccaccaccaccaccaccaccagtgccgccgCCAAGTCAATAGACCCAGCTCAGCCAAAAATTGATGCAATACTCTCAACTTTGCCGCCCAACTCTGAAAAGGGGAAGAGAATAACAAAAGCTGTGGCAGCTTTCATAGCTAAGGACCTGCGCCCTTACTCTGTTGTGGAGAACACTGGGTTTCGCTACCTGTTGAAGACGATAGAGCCGCGTTACAAGATCCCATCACgaagtcactttacagaaaacgttatacctgcactctaccacgaaaCCAAAGCTCAGATAATTGCGTCAATGAGCCAAGCAAGTCGAGTCGCAATAACGTGTGATTCATGGACTTCAGTCACGACGGAGTCTTATGTTACAATAACAGCACATTACGTTAGTAAGGACTGGCAGATCTTGTCGCATGTGCTGCAAACGAGAGCCATTTATGagtctcacacaggtgctcatcTGGCAGAGCTACTGTCTCATGTTGTGGAAGAATGGCAACTGTCCGATAAATCTGTAGTGCTTGTGACCGACAACGCATCAAACATGATAGTTGCAGCTCAAGTTGGGAAATTCCCCCATGTGAAATGCTTCGCCCATACACTGAACCTTGCATCCCAGCGAGCGCTGAAAGTGGCCACACTCTCCAGGCTTCTTGGCAGAGTGCGACGGATATCCACATTCTTTCACCGCAGCACTAGAGCAAGCCACTGTCTAAAAGAGAAACAGAAATGTCTTGGCCTGAAGAATCATAAGCTGATAACTGATGTGCCAACAAGATGGAACAGCGCATATGACATGGTCGAGAGGTTCTTAGAACAACAACCTGCAGTCTGTGCCACCTTGTTGTCTCCAGAAGTCAGAAAAGGAGAGACCGATCTCTGCACTCTCAACGAAACAGATGTGTCAAATGCAGAGGATGCTATGAGTGCATTAAAGCCAATGAAGGATGCAACCATGCTGATGTCAGAAGAGCGTAATCCAACAGTTTCTCTCATTGCCCCTCTAAATGCACAACTCctccagagcatgacagacacCATGGGAGACACACCCATGATCCATGAGATCAAGAATGCCATCAGAACAGATCTTCAGAAGAGGTACAGCAGCGAGGCAGAGAAGAAGATCCTTCATACAGCCTCTGCACTGGATCCTCGCTTTAAGGGACTGCCTTTTATCCTCACAGAGGAGGAGAGATTGGAGATATACAATGGAGTGACTGAGGAGGCTGCATCCTTGGAG ATTACATCTAAGAGGACACATGAGGAGGATCAAGTGCCTAGAAGAAAAGAAACTCTGGAAGAAGAAGAAAGTTCACCCGTCGAGGAtaaccattctccatctcctcccaaAAGAAAGGCCAGATCGCTGCTCATGAGTTTGCTGGGACAGTCTTTCACTGACACTGAAGGTACAATAGAACCCAAGACCCCCTATGCCAAGGCTGAAGAGGAAATGGAAAAATATTGTAAAGCCCCACCTCTGCCTCTCAGTGAGGACCCTTTGAACTGGTGGTGTGAGCATGAGGTCATATTTCCCCTCCTTTCTCAGCTGTCAAAGCAATACTTGTGTATCCCAGGCACAAGCGTGTCTGCAGAGCgtgttttctccactgcaggagatGTGGTAACTGCAAAAAGAAGCGCACTCAAACCAGAGCATGTGGATTAA